From Endozoicomonas sp. 8E, the proteins below share one genomic window:
- a CDS encoding F0F1 ATP synthase subunit delta — translation MELTTCARPYAKAAFKIAKEHDQLYEWSQMLTLCASVSRREAVGRMLKDPSTTGEMKADAFIKLCEGSISVEVENYIRILTNKKRIFLLPQIDAIFEQMKAQDQSYQDIVVTSAFPLSDEQQDKIAKKVEKRLGRSVRMHTQVDTYLIGGVIVKAGDLVIDGSVRSRLTKLADAMIS, via the coding sequence ATGGAATTGACTACATGTGCCCGTCCCTACGCCAAAGCCGCATTCAAGATAGCAAAAGAGCACGATCAGTTATATGAATGGTCTCAGATGCTAACGTTATGTGCGAGTGTATCCAGGCGTGAGGCTGTGGGCAGGATGCTGAAAGACCCGTCCACCACAGGGGAGATGAAGGCAGACGCCTTTATCAAACTGTGCGAAGGCAGTATTTCGGTTGAAGTCGAGAATTACATTCGGATCCTTACGAATAAAAAACGGATTTTTCTGCTTCCCCAGATCGACGCGATCTTTGAGCAGATGAAAGCACAAGATCAGAGTTATCAGGATATAGTCGTCACTTCGGCTTTCCCGCTGTCCGATGAACAGCAGGACAAAATTGCAAAGAAAGTTGAAAAACGACTTGGTCGATCAGTACGAATGCATACACAGGTAGATACCTACCTGATCGGCGGCGTCATCGTGAAAGCTGGAGACCTCGTTATCGACGGCAGTGTCCGCTCGCGGTTGACCAAGCTTGCCGATGCGATGATTTCATAA
- the atpA gene encoding F0F1 ATP synthase subunit alpha — MQLNPSEVSDIIKSRIEQLDVSSEARNEGTIVSVTDGIVRIHGLQDVMYGEMIKFSGGVYGMALNLEQDSVGAVVLGDYSQLAEGQTVQCTGRILEVPVGRQLLGRVVDALGNPIDGKGPVEATETSPIEKVAPGVIARQSVDEPIQTGYKSVDAMVPVGRGQRELIIGDRQTGKTALAIDAIINQKGTGIKCVYVAIGQKQSSIANVVRKLEEHGAMEHTIVVAAGASDPASMQFLAPFAGCSMGEYFRDLGEDALIVYDDLTKQAWAYRQISLLLRRPPGREAYPGDVFYLHSRLLERASRVNAEHVEKLTDGKVKGQTGSLTALPIIETQAGDVSAFVPTNVISITDGQIFLETDLFNAGIRPAMNAGISVSRVGGAAQTKIIKKLGGGIRLALAQYRELQAFAQFASDLDEATRKQLEHGQRVTELMKQKQYAPMSVADMGVVIYAAEKGYLEGVELNKILDFEASLLSFVNSEFSELMARINESGDYNGEIEEGIKAAIEKFKATQSW; from the coding sequence ATGCAACTGAATCCTTCCGAGGTCAGTGACATCATCAAGAGCCGCATAGAGCAGCTTGATGTGTCCAGTGAAGCCCGCAATGAGGGCACCATCGTCAGTGTCACTGACGGTATTGTTCGTATACACGGTCTGCAAGACGTAATGTACGGAGAAATGATCAAGTTCTCCGGCGGTGTATACGGTATGGCGTTGAACCTGGAGCAGGACTCCGTCGGCGCCGTTGTATTAGGTGACTATAGTCAGTTGGCTGAGGGCCAGACTGTTCAGTGCACCGGACGAATTCTTGAAGTACCTGTTGGCAGGCAGTTGCTCGGACGTGTTGTTGACGCGCTGGGTAACCCCATCGACGGCAAAGGCCCCGTTGAAGCTACTGAAACGTCGCCAATCGAAAAAGTAGCGCCAGGCGTTATTGCCCGTCAGTCTGTCGACGAGCCGATTCAGACAGGTTACAAGTCCGTTGACGCCATGGTTCCTGTTGGTCGTGGTCAGCGTGAGTTGATCATCGGTGACCGTCAGACGGGTAAGACCGCTCTGGCCATCGACGCGATCATCAACCAGAAAGGAACTGGAATTAAGTGTGTGTACGTAGCGATTGGCCAGAAGCAGTCTTCTATCGCCAACGTGGTACGCAAGCTCGAAGAGCACGGCGCCATGGAACACACTATTGTTGTTGCCGCAGGTGCTTCTGATCCGGCATCCATGCAGTTCCTGGCTCCTTTTGCCGGTTGCTCCATGGGTGAATACTTCCGCGATCTGGGTGAAGATGCCCTGATTGTTTATGATGATTTGACCAAGCAGGCCTGGGCCTATCGACAGATCTCTCTGTTGCTGCGTCGTCCACCGGGCCGTGAAGCTTATCCGGGTGACGTATTCTACCTGCACTCCCGTCTGCTGGAGCGTGCTTCCCGTGTAAACGCCGAGCATGTTGAAAAGCTGACCGATGGTAAAGTGAAAGGCCAGACCGGCTCCCTGACGGCTCTGCCTATCATTGAAACCCAGGCAGGTGACGTATCAGCCTTCGTACCGACTAACGTAATCTCTATTACCGATGGTCAGATCTTTCTGGAAACCGATCTCTTCAATGCGGGTATCCGTCCTGCGATGAATGCCGGTATCTCTGTATCCCGTGTAGGTGGTGCTGCCCAGACCAAGATCATCAAGAAACTGGGTGGTGGTATCCGTCTGGCTCTGGCTCAGTACCGTGAACTGCAGGCGTTTGCCCAGTTTGCCTCTGACCTTGATGAAGCTACCCGCAAGCAGCTCGAACACGGTCAGCGTGTTACTGAACTGATGAAGCAGAAACAGTACGCGCCAATGTCTGTTGCTGACATGGGGGTTGTCATCTACGCCGCTGAAAAAGGCTACCTGGAAGGTGTTGAGTTAAACAAGATCCTGGACTTTGAAGCTTCCCTGTTGAGCTTTGTGAACTCTGAATTCAGTGAGCTGATGGCTCGCATCAATGAATCTGGAGATTACAACGGTGAAATTGAAGAGGGTATCAAAGCGGCTATTGAGAAGTTCAAGGCCACCCAGTCATGGTAA
- the atpG gene encoding F0F1 ATP synthase subunit gamma, with amino-acid sequence MAGAKEIRTQISSIKGTQKITSAMEMVAASKMRKAQERRETSRPYAERIRQVVGHVAHANAEYKHTFMTEREVKRVGFIIVSTDRGLCGGLNINLFKKTIESMTQWKDQGAEIDLCLIGSKAVGFFRSYGGNVVAATTHIGDSPNIADLIGGVKVMLDKYENGEIDRLYVVHNRFVNTMTQSPEVLQLLPLVPDEDESLKRPWDYIYEPDAKQLLDGLLVRYIESQVFQAVVENNACEQAARMIAMKNATDNAGNLIDDLQLVYNKARQAAITQELSEIVSGAAAV; translated from the coding sequence ATGGCAGGCGCAAAAGAGATCCGGACGCAGATATCGTCCATTAAAGGTACGCAGAAGATCACCAGCGCCATGGAAATGGTGGCGGCGAGTAAGATGCGTAAAGCTCAGGAGCGGAGAGAAACCAGCCGCCCTTATGCCGAGCGTATCCGTCAGGTTGTAGGGCATGTTGCTCACGCCAATGCCGAGTACAAGCACACCTTCATGACAGAACGTGAGGTGAAGCGTGTCGGTTTTATCATCGTTTCCACGGATCGGGGCCTCTGTGGGGGTCTGAACATCAACCTGTTCAAGAAAACCATTGAGAGTATGACTCAGTGGAAAGATCAGGGTGCTGAAATAGATCTTTGCCTGATCGGCAGCAAGGCTGTTGGATTTTTCCGTAGCTACGGCGGGAACGTCGTAGCAGCCACAACACATATTGGTGACTCACCCAACATTGCTGATCTGATCGGTGGTGTAAAAGTGATGCTGGACAAGTACGAAAACGGCGAAATTGACCGTTTGTATGTTGTTCACAACCGCTTCGTCAACACCATGACCCAGTCTCCTGAGGTATTGCAGTTGTTGCCTCTGGTTCCAGATGAAGATGAGTCACTGAAAAGACCCTGGGATTACATTTATGAACCTGATGCCAAACAATTGCTGGATGGCCTGTTGGTCAGGTATATCGAATCCCAGGTATTCCAGGCAGTAGTAGAAAATAACGCCTGTGAGCAGGCCGCGCGAATGATTGCCATGAAGAACGCAACAGATAACGCCGGCAATCTGATCGATGACCTTCAGTTGGTTTACAACAAGGCTCGTCAGGCTGCAATCACACAGGAACTGTCCGAAATCGTCAGTGGCGCTGCAGCGGTGTAA
- the atpD gene encoding F0F1 ATP synthase subunit beta — translation MSSGRILQIIGAVVDVEFPRESVPKVYDSLNVEDKDLVLEVQQQLGDGIVRTIAMGSTEGVSRGLTVANSGEPIQVPVGTKTLGRIMDVLGNPIDEKGPIGEEERASIHRKPPTYAEQSASNELLETGIKVIDLVCPFAKGGKVGLFGGAGVGKTVNMMELIRNIAIEHSGFSVFAGVGERTREGNDFYHEMTDSNVIDKVSLVYGQMNEPPGNRLRVALTGLTMAEKFRDEGRDVLLFIDNIYRYTLAGTEVSALLGRMPSAVGYQPTLAEEMGVLQERITSTKTGSITSIQAVYVPADDLTDPSPATTFSHLDATVVLSRDIASKGIYPAIDPLDSTSRQLDPLVIGQDHYDVARGVQTVLQRYKELKDIIAILGMDELSETDKQTVTRARKIERFLSQPFFVAEVFTGAPGKYVSLKDTISAFKGILAGEYDHLPEQAFYMVGGIEEAIEKAKSM, via the coding sequence ATGAGTAGTGGTCGTATCTTACAAATCATCGGCGCCGTCGTTGACGTCGAATTCCCCAGGGAAAGTGTTCCCAAAGTCTACGACTCTCTGAACGTCGAAGACAAAGATCTGGTACTGGAAGTTCAGCAACAGCTGGGTGACGGTATTGTTCGTACTATCGCCATGGGTTCCACCGAAGGTGTATCCCGTGGTCTGACAGTGGCTAACAGTGGTGAACCGATTCAGGTACCTGTAGGTACCAAGACTCTGGGTCGTATCATGGACGTTCTGGGTAACCCTATCGATGAGAAGGGACCTATCGGTGAAGAAGAGCGTGCGTCCATCCACCGTAAACCACCCACCTATGCAGAGCAGTCCGCTTCCAACGAATTGCTGGAAACCGGCATCAAGGTCATCGATCTTGTCTGTCCTTTTGCGAAAGGTGGTAAGGTAGGTCTGTTCGGTGGTGCCGGCGTTGGTAAAACCGTAAACATGATGGAGCTGATCCGTAACATTGCGATCGAGCACTCCGGTTTCTCTGTTTTCGCGGGTGTCGGTGAGCGTACTCGTGAAGGTAACGACTTCTACCACGAGATGACCGATTCTAACGTAATCGACAAAGTATCTCTGGTTTACGGTCAGATGAATGAGCCACCCGGAAACCGTCTGCGTGTTGCTCTGACAGGCCTGACTATGGCTGAGAAATTCCGTGACGAAGGTCGTGATGTACTGCTGTTCATCGACAACATCTATCGTTACACCCTGGCGGGTACTGAAGTATCTGCTCTGCTGGGTCGTATGCCATCTGCGGTAGGTTACCAGCCAACTCTGGCAGAAGAGATGGGTGTACTGCAGGAGCGTATTACTTCCACCAAGACCGGTTCTATCACCTCTATCCAGGCCGTATACGTACCTGCGGATGACTTGACTGACCCGTCTCCGGCGACCACCTTTTCGCACCTTGATGCGACAGTTGTACTGAGCCGTGACATCGCTTCCAAGGGTATCTACCCTGCGATCGATCCTCTGGATTCTACTTCCCGTCAGCTGGATCCTCTGGTTATCGGTCAGGATCACTACGACGTGGCTCGTGGTGTGCAGACCGTACTGCAGCGTTACAAAGAGCTGAAAGACATCATTGCAATTCTGGGTATGGACGAACTGTCTGAAACAGACAAGCAAACGGTCACACGTGCTCGTAAGATTGAGCGTTTCCTGTCCCAGCCATTCTTTGTTGCGGAAGTCTTCACTGGCGCACCTGGTAAGTACGTTTCCCTGAAAGACACCATCAGTGCCTTTAAAGGTATTCTGGCCGGTGAATACGATCACCTGCCAGAGCAAGCGTTCTACATGGTAGGCGGCATCGAGGAAGCGATCGAGAAAGCCAAGTCCATGTAA
- a CDS encoding F0F1 ATP synthase subunit epsilon: MAITVHCDIVSAEEEIFSGLVEMVIATGSLGDLGIAPGHTPLLTDLNPGPIRLITQGGEEEVFYISGGFLEVQPNQIKVLADTALRADDMDELAAEEAKKLAEQELTNQSGEFDYSRAATQLAEAAAQLRTLQAIRKKLGK; encoded by the coding sequence ATGGCGATCACGGTTCACTGTGACATCGTCAGCGCCGAGGAGGAGATCTTCTCCGGACTGGTAGAGATGGTTATTGCTACCGGTTCTCTGGGTGACCTGGGTATTGCCCCTGGCCACACGCCTCTGCTGACTGATCTGAATCCGGGTCCAATCCGCCTGATCACCCAGGGCGGCGAAGAAGAGGTGTTCTACATCTCAGGTGGATTTCTGGAAGTACAGCCTAACCAGATTAAGGTTCTGGCTGACACGGCTCTGCGTGCAGACGATATGGATGAGCTTGCAGCTGAAGAGGCCAAGAAACTGGCTGAACAGGAGCTGACTAATCAGAGCGGTGAGTTTGATTACTCCCGTGCAGCCACTCAGCTGGCTGAAGCTGCTGCCCAGCTGCGAACTCTGCAGGCCATTCGCAAGAAGCTTGGAAAATAA